The following are encoded together in the Solenopsis invicta isolate M01_SB chromosome 14, UNIL_Sinv_3.0, whole genome shotgun sequence genome:
- the LOC105194479 gene encoding uncharacterized protein LOC105194479, with translation MLQTLKNVTFVALLMQLNINFYTDFWGGLTAISPIQGPYPRIPDRDKLKREIAFAEECRQYIKAPKATVN, from the exons ATGCTACaaacattgaaaaatgttaCGTTTGTAGCTCTACTGATgcagttaaatattaatttttatactgatTTTTGGGGAGGACTGACAGCTATATCTCCAATCCAAGGTCCATATCCTAGAATACCAGACAGGGACAAACTGAAG AGAGAAATTGCATTTGCAGAGGAGTGCAGGCAATATATTAAAGCACCTAAAGCAACCGTTAATTAA